In a genomic window of Shouchella clausii:
- the flgC gene encoding flagellar basal body rod protein FlgC, whose protein sequence is MTMFSSMNVSGSGLTLQRLRMDVAASNIANADTTRAELVNGEWQPYQRRMVVQGPTSMGRFSTELQKATAELDQGVVAKQIVRDPTPATLVYDPTHPDANEDGYVAKPNVEIAREMVDITSATRSYEANVTALQASKGMVMKALEIGR, encoded by the coding sequence ATGACGATGTTTTCAAGCATGAACGTATCTGGGTCAGGACTGACACTACAGCGATTGCGAATGGATGTAGCAGCAAGCAACATTGCTAATGCTGATACAACAAGGGCCGAACTTGTAAATGGCGAATGGCAGCCCTACCAGCGGCGAATGGTTGTCCAAGGCCCAACGTCGATGGGGCGCTTTTCGACAGAGCTGCAAAAAGCAACGGCCGAGCTTGACCAAGGAGTAGTAGCAAAACAAATTGTCCGTGATCCTACACCGGCCACACTTGTTTATGACCCAACCCATCCTGATGCAAATGAAGATGGGTATGTCGCGAAACCAAATGTCGAGATTGCAAGAGAAATGGTGGATATTACAAGTGCCACGAGGTCCTATGAAGCGAACGTCACAGCGCTTCAAGCTAGTAAAGGGATGGTTATGAAAGCACTGGAAATAGGTCGTTAA
- the fliE gene encoding flagellar hook-basal body complex protein FliE → MTIEAMQPLLQPLATQTGKTEANSKGDFKSALMNALQSVNQDQLASSEATQALVKQEPIDVHDVMIAASKASVSMQAALEVRNKAVEAYQEMMRMQI, encoded by the coding sequence ATGACAATTGAAGCGATGCAGCCACTTCTCCAACCGCTCGCTACACAAACTGGCAAAACGGAGGCAAACAGCAAAGGCGATTTTAAGTCGGCTTTAATGAATGCTCTCCAATCAGTCAACCAAGACCAGCTTGCTTCAAGTGAAGCAACACAAGCACTGGTTAAACAAGAACCGATTGATGTTCATGATGTCATGATTGCGGCGAGCAAGGCATCGGTTTCAATGCAAGCCGCGCTAGAAGTACGAAATAAAGCAGTAGAAGCGTATCAGGAAATGATGAGAATGCAAATTTAA
- the fliF gene encoding flagellar basal-body MS-ring/collar protein FliF, producing the protein MKEKAKQFKNQVQTFWTESSTLRKSAVISVVLLLLLAIALAAALLFRTNYAPLYSQLTLAEAGQIQEALEQRGVAARVSNDGTTIHVPEADVDRLKVELAAEGLPKSGSIDYAFFQNQMGFGMTDNEFTVIERSLMQTELAELIRGVQGVEQANVIITLPEESVWLNSGQESSTAAVVLQLEPGYTLDSSQVKALYHLISKSVPNLPIENIVLSDSQFNNYTYQEEETSPAASFQSQREIKQEIESDLKQTINQLLSAVVGPENAIVSVTADIDFTQEQRTEDLVEPVDEEEVSGLAISVERINEMYEGTTGNEEGVAGVGDEIPNYTGAAGGGDSESERTEERINYEVNRIHREIIESPYEIRDLGIQVMVNPPEGMQALPPQQTADITAMLETIIRTTLPDGSEEEGEQDVGDRVVVTSMPFAQTETGEAEQPAATIPVWIYAVAAGLVLLIIILAVLLYRKREPADLAEEQDEAPEPEPEQEDEPLMETEETEESKQMRQLNRLAKEQPEDFSKLLRTWLSDE; encoded by the coding sequence ATGAAGGAGAAAGCGAAGCAATTCAAGAACCAGGTGCAAACGTTTTGGACAGAGAGCAGTACGCTGCGAAAAAGTGCAGTCATTTCCGTTGTTTTACTACTTTTATTAGCGATTGCACTGGCTGCGGCCCTTCTATTCCGAACGAATTATGCGCCCTTATATAGCCAATTGACATTGGCCGAAGCTGGCCAAATACAAGAAGCACTCGAGCAACGAGGGGTGGCTGCCCGCGTTTCAAATGACGGCACCACCATTCACGTGCCTGAGGCGGATGTAGATCGGTTGAAAGTTGAACTCGCCGCTGAAGGACTACCTAAAAGCGGCAGCATCGATTATGCGTTTTTTCAAAACCAAATGGGTTTTGGGATGACTGACAATGAGTTTACCGTTATCGAACGGTCCCTTATGCAAACGGAGCTTGCCGAATTAATAAGGGGCGTCCAAGGCGTCGAGCAAGCGAATGTCATCATTACGCTCCCTGAAGAAAGCGTCTGGCTGAATTCAGGCCAAGAAAGCTCGACTGCTGCGGTAGTGTTGCAGTTAGAGCCGGGGTATACGCTCGATTCGTCGCAAGTGAAAGCTTTATATCATTTAATATCAAAAAGTGTACCTAATTTACCGATTGAAAATATTGTGTTATCCGATTCGCAGTTCAACAACTATACATACCAGGAAGAGGAAACAAGTCCTGCTGCTTCGTTCCAATCACAGCGTGAAATCAAACAAGAAATTGAGTCGGACTTGAAACAAACGATCAATCAACTTTTAAGTGCGGTGGTCGGGCCAGAAAATGCAATCGTATCTGTTACGGCAGATATCGATTTTACCCAAGAACAGCGGACTGAGGATTTGGTTGAGCCAGTTGACGAAGAAGAGGTTTCTGGGCTGGCAATCAGTGTTGAACGAATTAATGAAATGTATGAAGGAACAACAGGCAATGAGGAAGGTGTCGCTGGTGTAGGCGATGAGATTCCCAATTATACTGGCGCAGCAGGCGGTGGCGATTCTGAATCAGAGCGAACTGAAGAGCGGATTAATTATGAAGTTAACCGGATCCACCGGGAAATCATCGAAAGCCCTTATGAAATCCGCGATTTAGGAATTCAAGTAATGGTCAACCCGCCAGAAGGGATGCAAGCATTGCCGCCTCAGCAAACAGCTGACATCACCGCTATGTTAGAGACGATTATCCGTACGACATTGCCAGATGGTAGCGAGGAGGAAGGAGAACAGGATGTTGGTGACCGTGTAGTGGTGACATCAATGCCATTCGCACAAACGGAAACGGGAGAGGCGGAACAGCCGGCAGCAACGATACCTGTCTGGATTTACGCTGTAGCTGCTGGATTAGTCTTGCTGATTATCATACTAGCTGTCCTGCTATACCGGAAAAGAGAACCAGCTGACTTAGCGGAAGAGCAAGATGAGGCGCCAGAACCAGAGCCAGAGCAAGAGGATGAGCCACTTATGGAAACGGAAGAAACAGAAGAGAGCAAGCAAATGCGGCAATTAAACCGACTAGCAAAAGAACAACCAGAAGACTTTTCAAAGCTTTTGCGGACATGGCTTTCAGATGAATAG
- the fliG gene encoding flagellar motor switch protein FliG, whose amino-acid sequence MPKAKLTGRQKAAILLISLGPDTAAQVYKHLTEDEIELLSLEISAMRKVDKDVQNNVMGEFHSMAKAQEYIAQGGIGFAKTILEKALGEEAAASMIQRLTSTIQVRPFDFARKTDASQILNFIQHEHPQTIAVILSYLSAKQAGQIISALPETIQTDVARRMALMDSSSPEVIAQVEAVLEEKLSQTLSQDFTETGGIEAVVEVLNGVDRSTERTILDGLYIQDPELAEEIKKRMFVFEDIVTLEKRAIQRVIRDVDNDDLKLALKVASDDVKEMVFDNMSQRMAEAFKDEMDYMGPVRLRDVEEAQSRIVATIRQLEEMGEIVIARTNGDDVLV is encoded by the coding sequence ATGCCGAAAGCAAAGCTGACGGGACGCCAAAAAGCAGCGATATTGCTGATTTCACTCGGGCCAGACACGGCAGCGCAAGTGTATAAACACTTAACTGAGGATGAAATTGAATTGCTGTCGCTTGAAATATCCGCGATGCGAAAAGTCGATAAAGATGTTCAAAACAATGTCATGGGCGAATTTCATTCGATGGCGAAAGCGCAGGAGTACATTGCCCAAGGCGGTATAGGTTTTGCGAAGACGATTTTAGAAAAAGCATTAGGAGAAGAAGCGGCCGCCTCGATGATCCAACGGCTGACGTCAACGATCCAAGTAAGGCCATTTGATTTTGCCCGCAAAACGGATGCAAGCCAAATATTAAATTTTATCCAGCATGAGCATCCGCAAACCATTGCCGTAATCCTATCGTACTTGTCAGCCAAGCAGGCAGGTCAAATCATTTCTGCTTTGCCAGAAACGATCCAGACCGATGTCGCAAGGCGAATGGCGCTAATGGACAGCTCTTCTCCAGAAGTGATCGCTCAAGTGGAAGCGGTTTTGGAAGAGAAGCTGTCGCAAACATTGTCACAAGACTTTACGGAAACGGGCGGAATTGAAGCAGTCGTAGAAGTGTTGAATGGTGTGGACCGTTCAACGGAACGGACGATTCTTGATGGGCTCTATATCCAAGATCCTGAGTTGGCGGAAGAAATCAAAAAACGGATGTTTGTGTTTGAAGATATTGTCACACTTGAAAAACGGGCGATCCAAAGAGTCATCCGCGATGTGGACAACGATGACTTGAAGCTTGCCTTGAAAGTAGCAAGCGATGACGTGAAAGAAATGGTGTTTGACAATATGTCCCAACGGATGGCTGAAGCATTTAAAGACGAAATGGATTACATGGGGCCTGTCCGCTTACGTGATGTAGAAGAAGCACAATCGCGGATTGTCGCTACCATCAGGCAGCTCGAAGAAATGGGCGAAATTGTGATTGCCCGCACGAATGGAGATGACGTCCTTGTCTAA
- the fliH gene encoding flagellar assembly protein FliH, producing MSNVIRSTKNVSIAREIGIKPLYQRARERETRQELAKEEEAQFEQLQEKAEAKAAQLIEEAQAQATAIEEKMESKQAELEQQWEKARLKAEQEGYDAGFTAGESQAKAIYESTIAEAKQVLEEAQAAAALKVDNEQPLLIELACAIAEKVIGVSIAEDPYLQNIVRAALAEVRDHAFVKLYVPPHWYKRLAACVDELQGAIPACEDFQLIPDGQLQDDHCFIVTNAGRMDASLPTQIEQLKKQLHEAARCGSFAKAH from the coding sequence TTGTCTAATGTAATCCGTTCTACTAAGAATGTGAGCATTGCACGGGAAATTGGCATTAAACCTTTGTATCAACGGGCAAGAGAACGGGAAACAAGACAAGAACTTGCCAAAGAAGAAGAAGCCCAATTCGAACAGCTACAAGAAAAAGCAGAAGCAAAGGCAGCCCAATTGATCGAGGAAGCACAAGCACAAGCGACGGCAATCGAAGAAAAGATGGAAAGCAAACAAGCGGAGCTAGAGCAACAATGGGAAAAAGCGCGCTTGAAAGCAGAACAAGAAGGGTATGATGCTGGCTTTACAGCGGGTGAAAGCCAAGCAAAAGCGATTTACGAGTCAACGATTGCGGAAGCGAAACAAGTGCTAGAAGAGGCGCAGGCTGCGGCTGCATTAAAAGTAGACAATGAACAACCGCTTTTGATTGAGCTTGCCTGTGCCATTGCTGAAAAGGTGATCGGCGTTTCTATCGCAGAGGACCCGTACTTGCAGAATATCGTGCGAGCCGCTCTTGCCGAAGTGCGCGACCACGCATTTGTCAAATTGTATGTGCCGCCCCATTGGTATAAAAGACTCGCTGCTTGTGTGGACGAGTTGCAAGGGGCCATACCTGCCTGCGAAGATTTTCAGCTTATACCAGACGGGCAACTACAAGACGACCACTGTTTTATCGTCACCAATGCTGGAAGAATGGATGCCTCTCTTCCGACGCAGATCGAGCAGTTGAAAAAGCAGCTTCATGAGGCTGCGAGGTGTGGTTCCTTTGCAAAAGCTCATTGA
- the fliI gene encoding flagellar protein export ATPase FliI gives MRLRGVVPLQKLIDHVHTLSPYKWYGQVRHAAGLTIESAGPRAFIGELCYIWASPDQKGTKVRAEVVGFKDDRILLMPLDDTRRIAPGSYVEGTGKPLNVACGPSLIGQIVNGVGEPFLQSTALGDTDANYSTDNSPPNPLERPRISEIMSVGVRAIDGLLTMGKGQRVGIFAGSGVGKSTLMSMIAKQSDADVNVIALIGERGREVKEFVERDLGEEGLKKSVVVVATSDQPALLRVKGAQTATAIAEYFRDKGKNVNLMMDSVTRFAMAQREIGLAIGEPPTTKGYPPSVFAMMPKLLERSGTNQSGSITGLYTVLVDGDDMNEPIADAVRGILDGHFVLDRQLANRGQYPAVNVLKSVSRLMKDLVENEHLHAAKLFRQRLADYEQSEDLISLGAYKQGSSKDIDAAIHDHPAMLDFLKQEVEESDSFAETKTKLIQLFKRE, from the coding sequence ATGAGGCTGCGAGGTGTGGTTCCTTTGCAAAAGCTCATTGATCATGTTCACACACTGTCCCCGTATAAGTGGTATGGGCAAGTTCGCCATGCCGCGGGGTTGACGATTGAATCAGCTGGGCCGAGAGCATTTATCGGTGAACTGTGCTATATCTGGGCTAGTCCAGATCAAAAAGGGACTAAAGTCCGAGCTGAAGTCGTTGGTTTTAAGGACGACCGCATTTTGCTCATGCCGCTAGACGATACGAGGCGAATCGCGCCTGGGAGCTATGTAGAAGGAACGGGAAAGCCGTTAAATGTTGCGTGTGGACCAAGTTTGATTGGCCAAATTGTCAATGGCGTCGGTGAACCATTTTTGCAAAGCACGGCCTTGGGAGATACAGACGCCAACTATTCAACAGACAATTCACCTCCAAACCCGCTAGAAAGACCGCGCATTTCCGAAATTATGAGCGTTGGTGTCCGCGCAATTGACGGGCTGTTGACGATGGGAAAAGGGCAAAGAGTGGGCATTTTTGCTGGCAGCGGTGTAGGGAAGAGCACACTCATGTCGATGATTGCCAAACAGTCAGATGCAGATGTGAATGTGATCGCTTTAATTGGTGAACGGGGCAGAGAGGTAAAAGAATTTGTTGAGCGCGACTTAGGAGAGGAAGGGCTGAAAAAGTCGGTCGTTGTCGTCGCAACATCAGACCAGCCGGCGTTGTTACGAGTGAAAGGAGCGCAAACGGCTACCGCCATTGCTGAATATTTCCGCGACAAGGGCAAGAATGTCAATTTAATGATGGATTCGGTCACCCGGTTTGCAATGGCGCAGCGCGAAATTGGCTTGGCAATTGGCGAACCACCGACGACAAAAGGCTACCCTCCTTCTGTTTTTGCGATGATGCCGAAGCTGCTTGAACGGTCAGGTACAAACCAGTCAGGCTCGATCACCGGTTTATACACCGTTCTTGTAGATGGCGACGACATGAATGAGCCTATTGCAGATGCCGTGCGAGGGATTCTTGACGGACACTTTGTATTGGACAGGCAACTCGCCAATCGTGGGCAGTATCCAGCCGTTAATGTTTTAAAAAGCGTTAGCAGGCTAATGAAAGATTTGGTGGAAAACGAGCACCTTCATGCAGCAAAGCTTTTTAGACAGCGTTTAGCAGATTATGAGCAGTCAGAAGATTTAATTTCGCTGGGAGCTTATAAACAGGGCAGTTCCAAAGACATTGACGCTGCCATTCATGACCATCCAGCTATGCTTGACTTTCTTAAACAAGAAGTCGAAGAAAGCGATTCGTTTGCAGAAACGAAAACGAAGCTTATACAACTTTTTAAACGGGAGTGA
- the fliJ gene encoding flagellar export protein FliJ: MAFQFSLQTAMDVCKQEKEAAHKQYEVAVDAFESEAMALFRLLKQKEDVQAATEKMLVEKASVSDLLISQACLDGLQQQIGKQQLRTDQARVDMLQKKATFQQHAVSYKQYERLKEKKRLEQKQAENRREQQLMDELCVTRFKRKFA, translated from the coding sequence ATGGCCTTTCAATTTTCGTTACAAACAGCGATGGATGTATGCAAGCAAGAAAAAGAAGCAGCCCATAAGCAATACGAAGTGGCTGTTGACGCATTTGAATCTGAGGCAATGGCGCTGTTCCGTTTGCTAAAGCAAAAAGAAGATGTACAAGCGGCGACCGAGAAGATGCTGGTTGAAAAAGCGTCGGTTTCCGATTTGCTTATTAGCCAGGCGTGTTTAGACGGACTGCAGCAGCAAATTGGAAAACAACAGCTGCGAACTGACCAAGCTAGGGTTGATATGCTTCAAAAGAAAGCGACGTTCCAGCAACATGCCGTCTCGTATAAACAATATGAACGGTTGAAAGAAAAGAAACGCCTTGAACAAAAACAAGCAGAAAACCGCCGGGAGCAACAACTGATGGATGAGTTGTGCGTGACCCGGTTCAAAAGGAAATTTGCCTAA
- a CDS encoding MotE family protein codes for MKEKPTKKRWTVIFAFAVPFFVIVLAALFFIGPLLGFSPMDSIKNAFGFHTNNQAENEWQKKYEQLEGELLDLQTQLQELSNELEVKNAELAEAQGQLDDIEANEDEASANVETENMLEEGNLTAVLKTYEQMTPKRAAALLDEMNEEEAYRHVAAMKDQLRGSILAKMPEEKAARFLERLAQEGG; via the coding sequence ATGAAAGAGAAACCGACAAAAAAACGCTGGACTGTGATTTTTGCTTTTGCCGTTCCGTTTTTTGTCATCGTCCTTGCTGCGCTGTTTTTTATCGGCCCTTTGCTAGGGTTTTCGCCAATGGACAGCATTAAAAATGCATTCGGGTTTCATACGAATAACCAGGCAGAGAATGAGTGGCAAAAAAAGTATGAGCAGTTGGAAGGCGAACTGCTCGATTTGCAAACACAGTTGCAGGAGCTCTCCAATGAGCTCGAAGTGAAAAATGCTGAACTAGCAGAAGCGCAAGGACAGCTTGATGACATCGAGGCAAACGAGGACGAGGCAAGCGCTAATGTGGAAACTGAAAACATGCTTGAAGAAGGCAACTTGACAGCTGTATTAAAGACATATGAACAAATGACGCCAAAGCGTGCAGCTGCATTGCTCGATGAAATGAATGAAGAAGAAGCTTATCGCCATGTGGCTGCTATGAAAGATCAACTACGTGGCTCGATTCTTGCGAAAATGCCGGAAGAAAAGGCGGCCCGGTTTTTAGAAAGACTTGCGCAAGAAGGGGGGTAG
- a CDS encoding flagellar hook-length control protein FliK, translated as MHITQMVNEIATSRPLSQVKGRSQSFSDLLINKASSSAEGRNTIFLPLETNTDELDNDVETSAPNDEQANDTDLSGIAVENQVNSNQMPVGTVDFGQPSVVNEEGGSKPAPVDSTSWDLGKTTTGASHAALTEATSSAEAGERLEKLAQVPEEKDSASGKPALSQDELKDIAVDSKTSEKEPSLRQVAPPPLQDIETEPTKEENRAFSDKNQQMAPDRPAPLPQGGDKTEPENRAESLKQEQEVAPLTKEKANPSDVIKASTNDAESQVVSNSSVKDESPARTEAEQTQVFKNEPNKLANHEENELHTGRNKATTLADSQAEGEFVQADSNKRIVREKEPSTAPRIIEGPNKQPHNGTGMASTQTGIEGSVAVEATKLPSGKSALPPMLAKQLERVLRAAVLKQHGDGALQLTVKLHPESLGRLHVQLLHSSQGLVVKLLADKKATAETLERALPGLRQMFNQDTAFEIGPIDEDGDEQSNGESGQEGGRKQPEEEVGEQRKQHSFSDWMSQKQGEGEGADDAS; from the coding sequence GTGCACATTACACAAATGGTGAATGAAATCGCAACATCACGACCGTTAAGCCAGGTGAAAGGACGAAGCCAATCGTTTTCTGATCTTCTAATAAATAAGGCTTCATCGTCTGCTGAAGGGCGAAACACGATTTTTCTTCCTCTTGAAACCAATACAGACGAGTTGGACAACGACGTTGAAACGTCGGCACCAAACGATGAACAAGCAAATGACACTGATTTAAGTGGGATTGCCGTTGAAAATCAGGTGAATTCAAATCAGATGCCAGTAGGCACTGTGGACTTTGGCCAGCCTAGTGTTGTGAATGAAGAAGGTGGTAGCAAGCCCGCTCCAGTGGACTCGACAAGTTGGGATTTAGGCAAAACCACGACGGGTGCTTCCCATGCAGCGTTGACCGAGGCAACATCGAGTGCAGAAGCAGGTGAGCGGTTAGAGAAACTTGCACAGGTGCCGGAGGAAAAGGACAGTGCTAGCGGTAAACCTGCTCTAAGCCAAGATGAACTTAAAGACATAGCCGTTGATAGTAAAACAAGTGAAAAGGAACCGTCACTCCGGCAAGTCGCTCCTCCTCCTTTACAGGACATAGAGACGGAACCGACTAAGGAAGAAAACCGAGCATTTAGTGATAAAAATCAACAAATGGCTCCTGACCGTCCGGCCCCTTTGCCGCAAGGCGGCGACAAAACAGAGCCTGAAAATAGGGCGGAGTCGCTGAAGCAGGAACAAGAAGTTGCACCTTTAACAAAGGAGAAGGCAAATCCAAGTGACGTGATAAAAGCCAGCACGAACGATGCAGAGTCGCAAGTCGTTTCAAATTCAAGCGTGAAAGACGAGTCTCCTGCTAGGACAGAAGCAGAGCAGACCCAAGTTTTTAAAAATGAACCAAACAAGCTTGCTAATCATGAAGAAAATGAGTTACATACTGGGCGAAATAAGGCGACAACGTTAGCCGATTCTCAGGCAGAAGGGGAATTCGTACAAGCAGACTCTAACAAGCGAATCGTTCGTGAAAAGGAGCCAAGCACTGCGCCGCGCATCATAGAGGGTCCTAACAAACAACCGCATAACGGCACAGGAATGGCTAGCACTCAAACAGGAATTGAAGGAAGCGTTGCTGTAGAAGCCACGAAACTACCAAGTGGGAAAAGTGCGCTGCCTCCTATGCTGGCTAAGCAGCTCGAACGAGTGCTAAGAGCGGCTGTATTAAAGCAACATGGAGATGGTGCGCTGCAATTGACGGTTAAGCTTCATCCAGAATCACTTGGACGTTTGCATGTACAACTGCTCCATTCAAGCCAAGGGCTAGTCGTCAAACTGCTTGCTGATAAAAAAGCAACCGCAGAAACGCTAGAGCGGGCTCTCCCTGGATTAAGGCAAATGTTTAACCAAGACACCGCGTTTGAAATCGGGCCAATTGATGAAGATGGGGACGAGCAAAGCAATGGTGAAAGCGGACAGGAAGGCGGGCGAAAGCAACCGGAAGAAGAGGTTGGCGAACAACGGAAGCAGCATTCATTTTCAGATTGGATGAGTCAAAAACAAGGAGAAGGAGAGGGAGCGGATGACGCAAGTTGA
- the flgD gene encoding flagellar hook assembly protein FlgD, with translation MTQVDPSLWLSSSQNQQRQPNNALGQDAFLKLLITQLQNQDPSNPIEDREFIAQLATFSQLEQLTKLNSTMEYMYYEQKSQQLMALSELIGKSVEWLNEKDKVEQATVTGVKYSESGDLLVQIDDDKWIEASNLISIIKPTSNE, from the coding sequence ATGACGCAAGTTGACCCATCGTTGTGGCTTTCCTCGTCACAAAACCAACAGCGGCAACCAAACAATGCACTTGGCCAAGACGCGTTTTTGAAGCTTTTGATTACACAATTGCAAAACCAAGACCCGAGCAACCCGATAGAAGATCGGGAGTTTATCGCCCAATTAGCAACTTTTTCCCAGTTGGAGCAGCTCACGAAACTGAATAGCACGATGGAATATATGTACTATGAGCAAAAAAGCCAGCAATTGATGGCGCTAAGCGAGTTAATCGGCAAATCGGTTGAATGGCTTAACGAAAAAGACAAAGTCGAGCAAGCAACAGTGACTGGAGTTAAATACAGCGAGTCTGGGGACTTGCTCGTGCAAATCGATGATGACAAGTGGATTGAGGCAAGCAATTTAATTTCAATTATTAAACCAACATCAAACGAGTAA
- the flgG gene encoding flagellar basal body rod protein FlgG produces the protein MIRSMYSGISGMKGFQTKLDVVGNNIANVNTHGFKKGRVMFQDMVSQQVQGPMAATPDRGGVNSKQIGSGSMVGAIDTVHTGGGNQYTGRELDLAINGDGYFAVQVGADTFYTRAGNIYVDHDGNVVNSSGAFLLGPNGNRLQIEPEVLDNMQSISVNKQGEIVISVQGQDDPVTLQIGVASFSNPEGLNSAGGSLFTATPASGPANMVVPGTQGTGDIQSGYLEMSNVDLADEFSEMIVAQRGFQANSRIITTSDEILQELVNLKR, from the coding sequence ATGATTCGTTCTATGTATTCAGGCATCTCAGGTATGAAAGGTTTCCAAACAAAGCTAGACGTTGTCGGTAATAACATTGCTAACGTAAATACACATGGTTTCAAAAAAGGGCGCGTCATGTTTCAAGATATGGTTAGCCAGCAAGTACAAGGGCCAATGGCCGCAACTCCTGACCGTGGTGGCGTCAATAGCAAGCAAATTGGGTCTGGTTCAATGGTTGGCGCAATTGACACGGTTCATACTGGAGGAGGCAACCAATATACAGGGCGTGAATTGGACTTAGCGATAAATGGCGATGGCTACTTTGCAGTTCAAGTCGGAGCCGATACGTTTTATACGCGTGCTGGAAATATTTATGTCGACCATGACGGCAATGTTGTCAATAGCTCAGGCGCCTTTTTGTTAGGGCCAAATGGAAACAGGTTGCAAATTGAGCCGGAAGTTCTGGATAACATGCAAAGTATTTCTGTTAACAAGCAAGGTGAAATCGTCATTTCTGTCCAAGGCCAAGACGATCCAGTAACACTACAAATTGGCGTTGCCAGCTTTTCGAATCCAGAAGGGTTAAATAGCGCGGGTGGATCGCTATTTACAGCAACACCAGCATCAGGCCCTGCCAATATGGTTGTCCCAGGAACACAAGGCACTGGTGACATTCAGTCTGGTTATTTAGAAATGTCGAATGTGGACCTCGCTGATGAATTTTCGGAAATGATCGTCGCCCAGCGTGGTTTTCAAGCTAACTCCCGGATCATTACGACTTCAGATGAAATTTTACAAGAACTTGTCAACTTAAAACGATAG
- a CDS encoding flagellar FlbD family protein, producing the protein MIPLTRLNGQRLLLNLLLIEKVEALPDTTITLVNGKKLVVADDMEQVGQAINNRMAEIGLVGSYKREDLSG; encoded by the coding sequence ATGATTCCATTAACGCGCTTAAACGGGCAACGGCTGTTGTTAAATTTGTTGTTGATCGAAAAAGTAGAAGCGTTGCCTGATACAACGATCACGCTTGTAAATGGAAAAAAGCTCGTCGTTGCCGATGACATGGAACAAGTCGGCCAAGCGATCAACAACCGCATGGCCGAGATCGGCCTTGTCGGAAGCTACAAAAGGGAGGATTTATCAGGTTGA
- the fliL gene encoding flagellar basal body-associated protein FliL, producing MKKNRVIGVAFSLLLTGVVIVAGLYMLGIGPFAQNKASGAPTIEDINERSFDTEEITTNLKSGEFIRAQFRIELDHKDTLTDIDKRGFQVNNVILLTLAEMSAEDLVGEEGLAELQETIQTKLNDHLEQGTVKAVYTTVKVVQ from the coding sequence TTGAAAAAAAACCGTGTAATTGGCGTAGCGTTCAGCCTCTTGCTCACCGGAGTCGTCATAGTTGCAGGGCTCTATATGCTTGGCATTGGCCCTTTTGCTCAAAACAAGGCGAGCGGTGCGCCAACGATAGAGGACATTAATGAGCGCTCATTTGATACAGAAGAAATTACGACCAATTTAAAGTCAGGGGAATTCATCCGCGCTCAATTTCGGATTGAACTCGATCACAAAGACACACTTACGGACATCGATAAAAGAGGGTTCCAGGTGAATAATGTCATTTTGCTGACACTTGCAGAAATGTCTGCAGAGGACTTGGTCGGTGAAGAGGGGCTAGCCGAGCTGCAGGAAACGATACAGACAAAATTAAACGACCATTTAGAACAAGGCACTGTCAAAGCTGTTTATACGACAGTGAAAGTGGTCCAATAA